The Astatotilapia calliptera chromosome 4, fAstCal1.2, whole genome shotgun sequence genome segment ACTGTGCACGCTTGGTCTCCGTGCAAACGGCGCCACTATTCCATATGCGTTCCCGTCCTTGCACTTCTTGTTTTTGAACGACTTCCTGTGGAGAACCTCGCAGTACTGGAGGGAAACTTTGCAGTGTCGGTCGGGGCTCATTTCGTTTGGCAGCTTGGCCATGGTGAAGAGAGTCTGAAACATTTGGTCTACgttggtgtttttctttgctgagATTTCAAAGTATGCGCAATGTTCGTCCCCGCCAACCAGCAGCTCAATCTCGTCGTCTTGCACCTCACGGTAAAAGTCCCTGTCACACTTGTTGCCGCAGATGACCAGCGGGACGTCCACGTTCTCCTTGGTTTTGTTTCGCAGGCAGGACTTGGTCTCGTATATCTGGCGCTTCAGGCGCTGCACCTCTTGGAAGGAGTCTCGGTTATCGAGACTGAAAACCAAGATGAACACATCACCTGGAAATACAAGAGAAGGTATATTTGAATatcaaataaaattataataacaatatttGACTGTAATTAATTAAATGCATGGTCAAAGCTTCATGTGTCTGCAAAACTCAACTCACCAGTAAGGATTGAAAGCCTCCTCATTGCTGGGAAGGGATGGTTCCCAGAtgtgtccagaatgtccagctGGTAAACGTCTCCCTTGATACTGTAGAATTTCCTGTGAAAGTCCTCGATAGTAGGCGTGTACTGGTCATCAAACCTCTCGTTGAGAAACCGAGAAATTATGGCTGTCTTCCCAACTTTTGTGGAGCCCAGAATCACCATCCGATGGCAATTCTTGGCCGGGATGTCGAACTCGTTTTCGGGCGGTGACA includes the following:
- the LOC113020025 gene encoding dexamethasone-induced Ras-related protein 1-like, giving the protein MIKKMSPPENEFDIPAKNCHRMVILGSTKVGKTAIISRFLNERFDDQYTPTIEDFHRKFYSIKGDVYQLDILDTSGNHPFPAMRRLSILTGDVFILVFSLDNRDSFQEVQRLKRQIYETKSCLRNKTKENVDVPLVICGNKCDRDFYREVQDDEIELLVGGDEHCAYFEISAKKNTNVDQMFQTLFTMAKLPNEMSPDRHCKVSLQYCEVLHRKSFKNKKCKDGNAYGIVAPFARRPSVHSDLMYIKEKAVGGSQAKEKGCIIC